One window of the Chryseobacterium shigense genome contains the following:
- a CDS encoding response regulator transcription factor, with the protein MEKSKILYAEDDQTIAFLIQDSLESYYDINCYSDGKSALDAFNSQDFDICLLDIMMPELNGFELAQEIRSKNTEIPIIFISAKALKEDRIKGLKIGADDYLVKPFSIEELILKIEVFLKRTKKKDTSLLKYKVGKYDFDPKNYTLQNTENSITLTQRESELLLYFIRHKNVVVKRQDILKAIWGDDDYFMGRSLDVFISRLRKVLADEQNILIENLHGIGFRFSEKDA; encoded by the coding sequence ATGGAGAAATCTAAAATTTTGTATGCAGAAGATGATCAAACCATAGCTTTTCTGATTCAGGACAGCCTGGAAAGCTATTATGATATCAACTGCTATTCGGATGGAAAGTCTGCACTTGATGCATTCAACAGCCAGGATTTTGATATCTGCCTGCTGGATATTATGATGCCCGAACTTAATGGATTTGAATTGGCACAGGAAATCCGAAGTAAAAACACTGAGATCCCTATCATTTTCATTTCTGCAAAAGCACTAAAAGAAGACAGAATTAAAGGGCTGAAAATCGGGGCGGATGATTATCTGGTAAAACCGTTCAGCATAGAGGAACTGATCCTGAAAATTGAAGTTTTCTTGAAACGCACAAAGAAAAAAGACACCTCCCTTCTGAAATATAAAGTCGGAAAATATGATTTCGATCCGAAAAATTACACCCTCCAGAATACGGAAAACAGCATTACGCTTACACAAAGAGAATCTGAACTGCTTTTGTATTTCATCCGTCACAAGAATGTAGTTGTCAAAAGGCAGGATATCCTGAAAGCCATCTGGGGAGATGATGATTATTTCATGGGCAGAAGTCTGGATGTATTTATTTCCAGATTGCGAAAAGTACTGGCTGACGAGCAAAACATCCTGATCGAAAACCTACACGGAATAGGCTTCCGTTTTTCGGAAAAAGATGCTTAA
- a CDS encoding sensor histidine kinase has translation MKIKKLNIIITLGFIAIIGILIAQLLWARQAYNLEDRKFNQKVNIALLEVAKKLSGEKNSFTENPVQNIANDYYVVNTNNEFHPVVLEHYLRTEFTRFQVNTDYVYALYNCHSDKMIYGKYMSKNQESPSDKVINFPKHKNLTYYFSIRFPDKTTYLISSLRFWYLLTFALIIILLVYVYSIYTIIQQKKFSELQRDFINNMTHEFKTPLSSILLASESLSKQEIVQENSKLQTYTSIIINQSHKLNSHIEKILNIAKNDSSGLSLKPQKIILLPFIREIADTMEQKNESITIDIDIENGVSVMADEFHFTNIIYNILDNSIKYCETKSQVIISSYKDSKGLYLRFKDNGMGIPAKNIPHIFDKFYRVNTKKSEEINGFGLGLFYVKKVVQQHNWKISVENNADKGITTMLFFPS, from the coding sequence ATGAAAATAAAGAAACTCAATATTATTATAACGCTTGGATTCATTGCTATTATCGGAATTTTGATAGCACAGCTTCTGTGGGCACGGCAGGCTTATAATCTTGAAGACAGAAAATTTAATCAAAAAGTAAATATCGCCCTGCTGGAGGTGGCCAAAAAGTTATCCGGAGAAAAAAATTCCTTTACCGAAAATCCTGTACAGAATATAGCCAATGACTATTATGTAGTTAACACCAATAACGAATTCCATCCTGTAGTTCTTGAACATTATCTGAGAACGGAATTCACCCGTTTCCAGGTAAATACAGATTATGTATATGCTTTATATAACTGCCATAGCGATAAAATGATTTATGGGAAATACATGTCAAAAAACCAGGAAAGCCCCAGCGATAAGGTCATTAATTTTCCCAAACATAAAAATCTTACCTATTATTTTTCCATCCGTTTTCCGGATAAAACCACTTACCTGATAAGCTCACTGAGGTTTTGGTATTTGCTTACGTTTGCGCTTATTATTATTTTACTGGTGTATGTTTATTCCATATATACCATTATTCAGCAGAAAAAATTCTCGGAACTTCAGCGGGATTTTATCAATAATATGACGCATGAGTTTAAAACACCGCTGTCTTCCATACTTTTAGCATCAGAATCGCTCAGCAAGCAGGAAATCGTACAGGAAAATTCCAAATTACAAACCTATACTTCCATTATTATCAATCAAAGCCACAAGCTCAACAGCCATATTGAAAAAATACTGAATATTGCCAAAAATGATTCTTCCGGACTGTCTTTAAAACCCCAGAAGATTATACTGCTTCCCTTTATCCGGGAGATTGCCGATACCATGGAACAAAAGAATGAAAGCATCACCATTGATATAGACATTGAAAACGGTGTATCAGTAATGGCTGATGAATTTCATTTTACCAATATCATCTACAACATTCTGGATAATTCCATTAAATATTGTGAAACAAAGTCCCAGGTGATCATTTCTTCCTACAAAGATTCAAAAGGTTTATATTTAAGGTTTAAAGATAACGGAATGGGAATTCCCGCTAAAAATATTCCTCATATTTTTGACAAGTTTTATAGGGTGAATACCAAAAAAAGTGAAGAGATCAATGGCTTTGGATTAGGACTGTTTTATGTAAAAAAAGTAGTGCAGCAGCATAACTGGAAAATTTCAGTTGAAAATAATGCAGACAAAGGAATTACCACAATGCTCTTTTTCCCGTCTTAA
- a CDS encoding DUF1573 domain-containing protein: MKKLKITAVLAVMAFSPFYANVFPAEGNSIVKTIADVIKWKSESIDVGNIPQGKPKVIRFEFTNTTSKPIVIENVAPSCGCTTADYTKTPILPGKKGFVEASYNAAAKGAFMKTVNVTTSETKTPKTLSFKGVVI, encoded by the coding sequence ATGAAAAAATTAAAAATTACAGCAGTTTTAGCCGTTATGGCATTCTCTCCTTTCTATGCCAATGTATTTCCTGCCGAAGGTAATTCAATAGTGAAAACAATTGCAGATGTTATTAAATGGAAATCAGAATCTATAGATGTAGGAAATATTCCTCAGGGAAAACCAAAGGTGATCAGATTTGAATTTACCAATACAACCTCAAAACCTATCGTTATTGAAAATGTAGCACCATCATGCGGCTGTACAACAGCAGATTACACTAAAACTCCGATTCTTCCGGGAAAAAAAGGATTTGTGGAAGCTAGTTATAACGCAGCAGCTAAAGGGGCATTTATGAAAACAGTTAATGTTACCACCAGTGAAACCAAAACACCTAAAACACTTTCTTTCAAAGGAGTGGTTATTTAA
- a CDS encoding SDR family oxidoreductase produces MNLYTQPMLREGALKDKVAIVTGGGSGLGKAMTKYFLELGAKVVITSRNLEKLQGTAKELEEETGGKVLCVACDVRNWDEVESMKEAALKEFGRIDILLNNAAGNFISPTERLTHSAFDSILDIVLKGTKNCTLSVGKHWIDSKTPGTVLNIVTTYAWTGSAYVVPSACAKAGVLAMTRSLAVEWAKYGIRFNAIAPGPFPTKGAWDRLLPGDLQEKFDMRKKVPLRRVGEHQELANLAAYLVSDYSAYMNGEVVTIDGGEWLQGAGEFNMLEDIPKEMWDALEAMIKAKKTN; encoded by the coding sequence ATGAATTTATATACACAGCCCATGTTGCGCGAAGGTGCATTAAAAGATAAAGTAGCCATTGTAACGGGAGGCGGAAGCGGTCTTGGAAAGGCAATGACGAAATATTTTCTGGAACTGGGAGCAAAAGTGGTGATCACTTCCCGTAATCTGGAGAAATTGCAGGGAACAGCAAAAGAACTGGAGGAGGAAACCGGCGGAAAAGTTCTGTGTGTCGCATGTGACGTAAGAAACTGGGATGAGGTGGAATCCATGAAAGAAGCCGCATTAAAAGAGTTCGGAAGAATTGATATTTTACTGAACAATGCCGCGGGAAATTTCATCTCGCCAACAGAAAGACTAACACATTCAGCATTTGATTCTATTTTGGATATCGTTTTAAAAGGAACAAAAAACTGTACCCTTTCCGTTGGAAAACACTGGATCGATTCTAAAACTCCGGGAACAGTTCTGAATATCGTGACCACATATGCCTGGACAGGATCTGCTTACGTAGTTCCTTCAGCTTGTGCAAAGGCTGGGGTTCTGGCTATGACAAGATCCTTAGCCGTGGAATGGGCAAAATACGGCATCCGCTTCAATGCAATAGCGCCAGGCCCTTTCCCTACCAAAGGAGCTTGGGACAGATTGCTTCCGGGGGATCTTCAGGAAAAGTTTGATATGAGGAAAAAAGTTCCTTTAAGAAGAGTGGGTGAGCATCAGGAGCTTGCCAATCTTGCCGCTTATCTGGTTTCAGATTATTCTGCTTATATGAATGGTGAAGTAGTAACGATAGATGGAGGCGAGTGGCTTCAGGGAGCAGGAGAGTTCAATATGCTTGAAGATATCCCGAAAGAAATGTGGGATGCCCTTGAAGCAATGATTAAAGCGAAAAAAACAAATTAA
- a CDS encoding M1 family metallopeptidase — translation MNYKLPGLIAVAVLSLFSGSALAQETPKYSYVEAFKPFFYPQTGTETRSASGQPGHAYWQNSADYDLNVNLNEAENEITGTADITYTNNSPDQLSFLWLQLDQNLFAKDSRGNAVVPPSGSRNGAHGEELDGGYKIKSVKLDGKDVKYTITDTRMQIDLPKELKAKGGVAKIKIEYSFISPEYGSDRMGVQETKNGKIFTIAQWYPRMCVYDDVMGWNTLPYVGASEFYLEYGNITVNITVPANHYVVASGELQNYKEVYSKDENNRWEQARNSDKTVMIRPESEIRKNQVSGTKTWKFKIDQTRDFAWASSPAFILDAARINLPSGKKSVAISAYPAESAGEKAWGRSTEYTKAAIEHYSRKWYEYTYPAATNVAGNEGGMEYPGIVFCHMDSAGEDLWGVTDHEFGHNWFPMIVGSNERLFAWMDEGFNTFINELSTKAFNNGEYYRKKDIARTGAFMMGDNIEPVMVGPDNMKERSIGILAYFKPGMGLQILRETILGPEKFDKAFKTYVDRWAFKHPTPWDFFHTMENVSGEELNWFWRGWFINKWQIDQSVKDVKYNGGDFKNGAQITVENIGQLPMPTTVQVKFKDGTKQIIKIPVEVWKRNTEWLLKLNSNKEISEVMLDPDSLVPDVNMSNNIWPSAQTKPVEKVNTKDFAGTYGTKSDPIKLVFTDKNGQLFAKAGNQPEFPLEYAGGNQFTFNEAGITLEFSKDKKDLIFKQAGREYKFTKE, via the coding sequence ATGAACTATAAACTTCCAGGCCTTATTGCAGTGGCAGTATTATCCTTATTTTCAGGATCTGCCTTAGCACAGGAAACTCCGAAATACAGTTATGTAGAGGCGTTCAAGCCCTTCTTCTATCCTCAGACAGGGACAGAAACCCGTTCGGCGAGTGGTCAGCCCGGTCATGCTTACTGGCAGAATTCGGCAGATTATGATTTAAATGTAAACCTTAACGAGGCTGAAAATGAAATTACAGGGACAGCGGATATTACCTATACCAACAACAGTCCGGATCAATTGAGTTTTCTGTGGCTGCAGCTTGATCAGAACCTGTTTGCAAAAGATTCCCGTGGTAATGCTGTAGTTCCGCCGTCAGGAAGCAGAAATGGAGCTCATGGAGAAGAGCTGGACGGAGGTTATAAAATAAAATCTGTAAAGCTGGACGGTAAAGATGTGAAATATACCATCACAGATACCAGGATGCAGATCGATCTTCCAAAAGAGCTTAAAGCTAAAGGCGGTGTTGCCAAGATTAAGATAGAATATTCTTTTATCTCTCCGGAATACGGCTCCGACAGGATGGGGGTGCAGGAAACAAAAAATGGTAAAATTTTCACAATTGCACAGTGGTATCCAAGGATGTGTGTGTATGATGATGTAATGGGCTGGAATACGCTTCCTTACGTAGGAGCATCAGAATTCTACCTGGAATATGGAAATATTACGGTAAATATTACAGTTCCCGCCAATCATTATGTAGTGGCATCAGGAGAGTTGCAGAATTACAAAGAAGTTTACAGCAAAGATGAAAACAACCGTTGGGAACAGGCAAGAAACAGTGATAAAACAGTAATGATCCGTCCGGAATCCGAGATCAGAAAAAATCAGGTTTCAGGAACCAAAACATGGAAATTCAAAATAGACCAAACCCGCGATTTTGCATGGGCTTCATCCCCCGCATTTATTCTGGATGCAGCAAGAATAAACCTTCCGAGCGGTAAAAAATCAGTTGCTATATCTGCCTATCCTGCAGAAAGTGCGGGCGAAAAAGCCTGGGGAAGATCTACAGAGTATACAAAGGCAGCCATTGAACATTATTCCCGGAAATGGTATGAATACACTTATCCCGCAGCAACCAATGTAGCAGGAAATGAAGGCGGAATGGAGTACCCGGGAATTGTTTTCTGTCATATGGATTCTGCAGGTGAAGATCTTTGGGGAGTTACGGATCACGAATTCGGGCATAACTGGTTCCCGATGATCGTAGGTTCGAACGAAAGATTATTTGCATGGATGGATGAGGGCTTCAACACCTTTATCAATGAACTATCCACAAAAGCTTTTAACAACGGAGAATACTACAGGAAAAAAGATATTGCCAGAACCGGAGCCTTTATGATGGGCGATAACATTGAACCTGTAATGGTAGGTCCTGATAATATGAAAGAAAGAAGTATAGGAATTCTTGCATACTTTAAGCCGGGAATGGGACTGCAGATTTTAAGAGAAACCATTCTGGGCCCTGAAAAATTTGATAAAGCCTTTAAAACTTATGTTGACCGATGGGCCTTCAAACACCCTACGCCCTGGGATTTCTTCCATACGATGGAAAATGTATCCGGAGAAGAGCTGAACTGGTTCTGGAGAGGATGGTTCATCAATAAATGGCAGATTGACCAGTCTGTTAAAGACGTAAAATACAACGGCGGAGACTTTAAAAACGGTGCCCAGATCACAGTTGAAAATATTGGACAGCTTCCGATGCCTACAACCGTTCAGGTGAAATTTAAAGACGGTACTAAACAGATCATTAAGATCCCGGTTGAGGTTTGGAAACGTAACACGGAATGGCTCCTTAAGCTGAATTCAAATAAAGAAATCAGTGAAGTGATGCTTGATCCGGATTCTTTGGTTCCTGATGTGAATATGAGCAACAATATCTGGCCTTCAGCGCAAACAAAGCCTGTTGAAAAGGTAAATACAAAAGATTTTGCCGGAACATACGGTACTAAAAGTGACCCGATCAAACTGGTATTTACCGATAAGAACGGACAGCTTTTTGCCAAAGCAGGCAACCAGCCGGAATTCCCTCTTGAATATGCCGGCGGGAACCAGTTTACCTTTAACGAAGCCGGAATAACGCTGGAATTCAGTAAAGATAAAAAAGACCTCATCTTTAAACAGGCCGGAAGAGAATATAAATTTACCAAAGAATAA
- a CDS encoding endonuclease/exonuclease/phosphatase family protein, protein MNFRLSILSVLFFTLGFSQYLKVMSFNIRLQVTSDKENAWTERKQDALDLLNYYHPDYFGVQEALPEQMKDIKTGLKNYDYVGVGRDDGKEKGEFSAIFYDTNRLQVIKSGTFWLSETPEKPSRGWDAALNRICTYAVFKDKKTKKEFLAMNLHFDHIGNVARVKSSELILKKIKELNPKSLPVTLSGDFNLTEDSEPIKILSQNLNDSFYHSETKPYGPKGTFTAFNIKEVPKDRIDYIFVKGFRIKSQRHINDRRENLLYPSDHFPVLAELSY, encoded by the coding sequence ATGAATTTCAGATTATCAATTTTATCCGTGTTGTTCTTTACATTAGGGTTTTCACAGTATCTTAAAGTGATGAGCTTTAATATCAGGCTGCAGGTAACATCAGATAAAGAAAATGCCTGGACAGAGAGAAAACAGGATGCCCTGGATCTGTTAAATTATTATCATCCCGATTATTTTGGGGTTCAGGAAGCGCTTCCTGAGCAGATGAAAGATATTAAGACAGGGCTTAAGAATTATGATTATGTAGGAGTGGGAAGGGACGACGGAAAAGAAAAAGGAGAGTTTTCAGCTATTTTTTATGATACAAACAGGCTTCAGGTTATAAAATCCGGGACATTCTGGCTTTCCGAAACACCGGAAAAGCCTTCAAGAGGATGGGATGCAGCGCTTAACAGAATTTGTACCTATGCGGTTTTTAAAGATAAAAAAACGAAAAAAGAATTCCTGGCAATGAATCTTCATTTCGATCATATCGGGAATGTGGCAAGAGTAAAATCTTCCGAACTTATCCTGAAAAAGATCAAAGAACTCAATCCTAAAAGCCTTCCGGTAACTTTAAGCGGAGACTTTAATTTAACAGAAGATTCAGAGCCGATAAAAATACTTTCACAGAACCTGAATGACAGCTTTTATCATTCTGAAACAAAACCTTACGGACCAAAAGGAACTTTTACAGCTTTCAATATCAAGGAAGTTCCTAAGGACAGGATTGACTATATTTTCGTAAAAGGATTCAGAATAAAATCCCAGAGACATATCAACGACAGACGGGAAAATCTTTTATATCCATCAGATCATTTTCCGGTATTGGCGGAACTTTCTTATTAA
- a CDS encoding M1 family metallopeptidase: MKRFLYALIIAVSIQQVSAQELYMPRNIKKAYEKGTRDISGAPGKNYWQNKGIYNVEVKVDAGTKTVSGKETIMYSNNSPDELKDLAVRFVNNLHKPQSPRSGFVSKDFLSSGLHIKSLMINGEKYAVNSDDWSTVEKVKLNKPLKAGGKAEVKIEWEYPLSVQSGREGQIDPETFYVAYSFPRISVYDDYNGWDMLQHSDRQEFYNDFNDYSFAISAPKNFVVWATGDFLNPDAVLQPEYLKRYKSSLRNDKVVHIASEQEMKAGKVTKQNKWNIWKFKASHITDFCFALSNHYVWDAASVQLKTKRASVQAGYKAGAKDFENYVDWMHYNLDWFSKKWPGVEYPYNVMTAIQGYADMEYPMMINDTSIPDDLRDARLTADHEIAHTYFPFYMGINETRYAFMDEGWATTLEYLIGIDENGEAAAKEFYKNFRVKRWINDPSAEQDQPVITMSTQVSGVGYGNNSYVKASLSYLALKDYLGDDLFKKALLHYMDNWNGKHPVPWDYFNSMNTGSGKNLNWFFQNWFYTNNYIDLKITGASQLNDLLTVNVDNAGGFAIPFDAVLNYEDGSVEKLHFSPALWEKDQNQADLTIPIKKKVKSVILDGDIFMDYTPENNTRSL, encoded by the coding sequence ATGAAACGATTTCTTTATGCCCTGATAATAGCTGTTTCAATACAACAGGTTTCTGCACAGGAATTATATATGCCGAGAAATATTAAAAAAGCCTATGAAAAAGGAACCCGGGATATTTCCGGGGCTCCGGGCAAAAACTATTGGCAGAATAAAGGAATTTATAATGTGGAGGTAAAAGTGGATGCAGGAACCAAAACCGTTTCAGGAAAAGAAACCATCATGTACAGTAATAACAGTCCGGATGAACTTAAGGATCTGGCTGTCAGGTTTGTGAATAATCTTCATAAGCCACAGTCGCCGAGATCAGGTTTTGTGTCCAAAGATTTCCTTTCATCAGGTCTTCATATCAAATCATTGATGATAAACGGTGAGAAGTATGCGGTAAACAGTGATGACTGGAGCACAGTAGAAAAAGTAAAACTGAATAAACCGCTTAAAGCCGGTGGAAAAGCTGAGGTAAAAATAGAATGGGAATACCCGCTTTCCGTACAGAGTGGGAGGGAAGGGCAGATAGATCCCGAAACTTTTTACGTGGCCTATTCTTTCCCGAGAATTTCGGTTTATGATGATTACAATGGGTGGGATATGCTTCAGCACTCCGACAGGCAGGAGTTTTATAATGATTTTAATGATTATAGTTTTGCCATCAGTGCTCCTAAAAATTTTGTAGTATGGGCTACCGGGGATTTTCTGAATCCTGATGCTGTGCTTCAGCCGGAATATTTAAAAAGATACAAATCTTCCCTTAGAAATGATAAGGTTGTTCACATTGCCTCTGAACAGGAAATGAAGGCAGGAAAAGTAACCAAACAAAATAAATGGAACATTTGGAAATTCAAAGCCAGCCATATCACAGACTTTTGTTTTGCATTAAGTAATCACTATGTTTGGGATGCGGCAAGTGTTCAGTTAAAAACGAAAAGAGCGAGCGTTCAGGCAGGATATAAGGCGGGAGCTAAAGATTTTGAGAATTATGTAGACTGGATGCATTATAACCTGGACTGGTTCTCAAAGAAATGGCCGGGCGTGGAATATCCATATAACGTAATGACTGCTATTCAGGGATATGCTGATATGGAATATCCAATGATGATTAATGATACAAGTATTCCTGATGATCTTCGTGATGCAAGACTTACAGCAGATCATGAAATTGCCCATACTTATTTCCCTTTTTATATGGGAATCAACGAAACCCGCTACGCTTTTATGGATGAAGGCTGGGCAACAACACTGGAATACCTGATCGGAATTGATGAAAACGGTGAAGCTGCCGCCAAAGAGTTTTATAAAAATTTCCGTGTTAAAAGATGGATCAATGACCCTTCTGCTGAACAGGATCAACCTGTCATTACTATGAGTACGCAGGTAAGCGGAGTCGGATATGGAAACAATTCTTATGTAAAAGCATCCCTGTCTTATCTTGCATTAAAGGATTATTTGGGAGATGACCTGTTCAAAAAAGCCCTTCTTCATTATATGGATAACTGGAACGGGAAACATCCTGTGCCGTGGGATTATTTCAATTCAATGAATACAGGTTCCGGAAAAAATCTGAACTGGTTCTTTCAAAACTGGTTCTACACTAACAATTATATTGATTTAAAAATAACCGGAGCTTCACAGCTTAATGATCTTCTTACGGTAAATGTGGACAATGCAGGAGGTTTTGCCATTCCTTTCGATGCTGTACTGAATTATGAGGACGGGTCTGTAGAAAAGCTTCATTTCTCGCCGGCGTTGTGGGAAAAAGACCAGAACCAGGCAGATCTTACAATTCCTATTAAGAAGAAGGTGAAATCAGTAATTCTGGATGGAGATATCTTTATGGATTATACCCCTGAAAATAATACGAGATCATTATAA
- a CDS encoding zinc metalloprotease: protein MKKLLFGALVLSFMSACNSDNISSQEDISQDSSAPTNFTNSKRACPSDLIREKNLKNDPALRARFEANELQSDKFSRDAVLGKVLADGTVEIPVVFNVIYNTTAQNVSDARIAEQIAVLNADYGATNSDINKIPAAFQPSAAGNVKISFKLVATNRKQYTKTGWRSDLEEMKKSTTGGINATDPTKNLNIWVVNSILDENSQPGTLGYAYYPESAGLWYDGLVIGYQYIGKTGASAPFNLGRTVTHEVGHYLNLPHLWGSSNTGCQTDYSNDTPTSPGPNYGTPTYPLNRVCGGVSRSQMFMNYMDYVDDKAMFMFSANQKTRMQAVVAAAGPRAGLR from the coding sequence ATGAAAAAACTATTATTCGGAGCTCTCGTTCTGAGCTTCATGTCAGCTTGTAACAGTGATAATATTTCCAGCCAGGAGGATATATCCCAGGATTCAAGTGCTCCAACAAACTTTACAAATTCAAAAAGAGCATGCCCTTCCGATCTCATAAGAGAAAAAAATCTTAAAAATGATCCGGCATTAAGAGCAAGATTTGAGGCCAATGAATTACAGTCTGATAAATTCTCAAGAGATGCCGTACTAGGCAAAGTGCTTGCGGACGGAACCGTTGAAATTCCGGTTGTTTTCAATGTAATCTATAACACAACTGCCCAGAATGTTTCTGATGCAAGAATTGCAGAACAAATTGCGGTACTTAATGCAGATTACGGTGCTACCAATTCTGACATCAATAAAATTCCTGCAGCGTTTCAGCCTTCTGCTGCCGGTAATGTTAAAATCAGCTTTAAACTGGTGGCAACTAACCGTAAGCAATATACAAAAACAGGCTGGAGATCTGATCTTGAAGAGATGAAAAAATCTACAACAGGAGGTATCAATGCTACAGACCCGACTAAAAACCTGAATATCTGGGTTGTTAACTCAATTCTTGATGAGAACAGTCAGCCGGGAACACTGGGTTACGCATATTACCCTGAATCTGCCGGATTATGGTATGACGGTCTTGTAATCGGTTATCAGTATATTGGAAAAACAGGCGCTTCAGCTCCATTTAACTTAGGTAGAACTGTTACCCACGAAGTAGGCCACTACCTGAATTTACCTCACCTTTGGGGATCTTCCAACACAGGTTGTCAGACAGATTACTCTAACGACACTCCTACGTCTCCAGGACCAAATTATGGTACACCTACTTATCCTTTAAACAGAGTTTGCGGTGGAGTAAGCCGTTCTCAGATGTTTATGAATTACATGGATTATGTGGATGATAAAGCGATGTTCATGTTCTCTGCCAACCAGAAAACAAGAATGCAGGCAGTTGTAGCCGCTGCTGGCCCAAGAGCAGGATTAAGATAA
- a CDS encoding response regulator transcription factor, with protein sequence MKKTIVIVDDHVLIAKALEGIIDNFNDFEVIYVCENGKDLIQKFEDNGQIPDIVLLDISMPIMNGFETAAWLTQNHPDIKVMALSMQGDDNSVIKMIKNGAKGYLLKNTHPKDLETALTKLDSEGFFYPEWASKIIFSNMNKDKETENSVRISDREKEFLKYTVTELSYKEIADKMCCSPRTVESYRDQLCDKLDLKTRVGLAVFAIKNGFAG encoded by the coding sequence ATGAAAAAAACCATAGTGATTGTTGACGACCACGTACTTATTGCCAAAGCTTTGGAAGGGATCATTGATAATTTCAATGATTTTGAAGTGATTTATGTATGCGAAAACGGAAAAGATCTCATTCAGAAATTTGAAGACAATGGCCAGATTCCGGATATCGTCCTGCTGGACATCAGTATGCCTATTATGAACGGCTTCGAAACCGCTGCCTGGCTTACACAGAATCATCCGGACATTAAAGTGATGGCACTCAGCATGCAGGGTGATGACAACAGCGTCATTAAAATGATCAAAAACGGTGCAAAAGGGTATCTGCTGAAAAACACCCATCCGAAAGACCTGGAAACTGCATTGACAAAATTAGATTCCGAAGGCTTCTTTTACCCGGAATGGGCCTCAAAGATCATATTTTCCAATATGAACAAAGACAAGGAAACAGAGAATTCAGTAAGAATTTCCGACCGTGAGAAAGAATTTCTGAAATACACCGTCACTGAGCTGAGTTACAAGGAAATTGCAGATAAAATGTGCTGCAGTCCAAGAACGGTAGAAAGCTATCGTGATCAGTTATGTGATAAATTGGATCTTAAAACCCGGGTAGGCCTTGCAGTTTTTGCTATTAAAAATGGTTTTGCCGGCTGA
- a CDS encoding sensor histidine kinase, with protein sequence MNEIEVKNEIHKRELLATQLEIQQATMQQIGRELHDNIGQKLTLVSLYTQQLLYENRVPEVSERIDQVSQIINQSLQDLRSLSKTLTDDNINQKEIVTLIQEEVDNTNAFKRCHVTFEHNFKQLDLGFVHKNVLLRITQEFIQNSIKHANCKNIFIRLNTSDDILWELNLKDDGTGFDSTNIKSNGIGLTNMKNRAAIIGADFSFESHEDTGTTLNIILKKQP encoded by the coding sequence ATGAACGAAATTGAAGTAAAAAACGAAATTCATAAACGTGAGCTTCTTGCCACACAGCTTGAAATCCAGCAGGCTACCATGCAGCAGATAGGGCGTGAGCTTCATGATAATATCGGCCAGAAACTTACATTGGTAAGCCTCTACACCCAACAGCTTCTCTATGAAAACCGGGTTCCCGAGGTAAGTGAAAGGATCGATCAGGTATCCCAGATCATCAACCAGTCGCTGCAGGATCTGAGAAGCCTTTCAAAGACCCTGACAGACGATAATATAAACCAAAAGGAAATTGTAACTTTGATTCAGGAAGAAGTAGACAATACCAATGCTTTTAAGAGATGTCATGTAACTTTTGAGCATAATTTCAAGCAGCTTGATCTGGGCTTTGTTCATAAAAACGTATTACTCAGGATTACGCAGGAATTTATTCAGAACAGCATCAAACATGCAAACTGTAAAAATATTTTTATCAGACTGAATACTTCTGACGATATACTTTGGGAACTTAACCTTAAAGATGACGGTACCGGATTTGACAGTACCAACATAAAATCAAACGGCATTGGCCTCACCAATATGAAGAATAGAGCCGCCATTATAGGTGCTGATTTCAGCTTTGAAAGCCATGAAGATACCGGAACCACACTCAATATTATTTTAAAGAAACAGCCATGA